Proteins encoded by one window of Polaribacter haliotis:
- the fabV gene encoding enoyl-ACP reductase FabV has translation MIIEPRTRGFICLTSHPTGCEQNVKNQIEYVKSKGEIEGAKKVLVIGSSTGFGLASRITSAFGSDAATIGVFFDKPSTEGRPGSPGYYNTAAFEKEAHKAGLYAKSINGDAFSNEIKQQVVDLIKKDLGQVDLVIYSLASPVRTHPDSGKRFKSVLKPIGEVFTNKTVDFHTGNVSEISINPAEGEDIENTVTVMGGEDWKMWMDALKAENLLSEGATTVAYSYIGPDVTKPVYRNGTIGAAKDHLEATAFEITDELKSIGGKAYVSVNKALVTQASSAIPVIPLYISLLYKVMKEKGIHEGCIEQIQRLYSERLYTGEEIPLDEKGRIRIDDWEMYEDVQEEVMELWKTATTENLSEIGDLEGYSNDFYNLFGFKVPGVDYDKDVNEMVAMPSEK, from the coding sequence CACATCCAACAGGTTGTGAACAAAACGTAAAAAATCAAATAGAATATGTAAAATCGAAAGGAGAAATTGAAGGCGCTAAAAAAGTGTTGGTAATTGGTTCTTCCACAGGTTTTGGTTTGGCATCTAGAATTACAAGTGCTTTTGGGTCTGATGCAGCAACAATTGGTGTATTTTTCGATAAACCTTCTACAGAAGGAAGACCAGGTTCACCAGGATATTACAATACTGCTGCTTTCGAAAAAGAAGCACATAAAGCAGGTTTATATGCAAAAAGCATCAATGGAGATGCATTTTCTAACGAAATAAAACAACAAGTTGTAGACTTAATCAAAAAAGATTTAGGTCAAGTAGATTTGGTAATTTATAGTTTGGCTTCACCAGTAAGAACGCATCCAGATTCTGGAAAAAGATTTAAGTCTGTTTTAAAACCAATTGGAGAGGTTTTTACAAATAAAACAGTAGATTTTCATACAGGAAATGTGTCGGAAATTTCAATAAATCCTGCAGAAGGAGAAGATATTGAAAACACAGTTACTGTAATGGGAGGAGAAGATTGGAAAATGTGGATGGATGCTTTAAAAGCCGAAAACTTACTTTCTGAAGGCGCAACCACAGTTGCCTATTCTTATATTGGCCCAGATGTTACCAAACCAGTTTACAGAAATGGAACAATTGGTGCAGCAAAAGATCATTTAGAAGCAACTGCATTTGAAATTACTGACGAGTTAAAATCGATAGGTGGAAAAGCATATGTATCCGTAAATAAGGCCTTAGTAACACAAGCAAGCTCTGCAATTCCAGTAATTCCTTTATATATTTCTTTGTTATATAAAGTAATGAAAGAAAAAGGAATTCACGAAGGTTGTATAGAGCAAATTCAGCGTTTGTACAGCGAAAGATTATATACAGGTGAAGAAATTCCTTTAGACGAAAAAGGAAGAATTAGAATCGACGATTGGGAAATGTATGAAGATGTGCAGGAAGAAGTTATGGAACTTTGGAAAACTGCAACTACCGAAAATTTATCAGAAATTGGAGACTTAGAAGGATATAGTAACGATTTTTATAATTTATTCGGTTTTAAAGTTCCTGGAGTAGATTATGATAAAGATGTAAATGAAATGGTAGCAATGCCAAGTGAAAAATAA
- a CDS encoding sulfite exporter TauE/SafE family protein has translation MIIETILANGYIILLFFTVAILYSSVGFGGGSSYLAIFALTGVVFTQIRATALLCNIVVVFGNVFLFYQQKKIDFKKISPLVLTSIPLAYLGGFIEISKQFFFILLGITLLFAAITMWISKRIISSEEKVKKQSLIKNASFGGIIGFISGMVGIGGGIFLAPLLHLTNWDTPKKIAATASFFILVNSVAGLLGQYSNPDFYIDWNLTSILLITVFIGGQIGSRLSNTYFTPIQLKKATAILIAFVSVRILIKYLF, from the coding sequence ATGATTATAGAAACTATTTTAGCAAATGGGTATATTATTCTGCTTTTTTTTACAGTCGCAATATTATATTCTTCTGTAGGTTTTGGTGGTGGATCTAGCTATTTAGCGATTTTTGCGCTAACAGGAGTTGTATTTACACAAATAAGAGCTACTGCACTTCTTTGTAATATTGTTGTTGTTTTTGGAAACGTGTTTTTGTTTTATCAACAAAAAAAAATTGATTTTAAAAAAATTTCTCCACTTGTTTTAACGAGTATTCCTTTGGCTTATTTAGGTGGGTTTATAGAAATTAGTAAGCAATTCTTCTTTATTCTTTTAGGAATTACGCTTCTTTTTGCAGCAATAACGATGTGGATTTCTAAGAGAATTATTTCTTCAGAAGAAAAGGTAAAAAAACAAAGTTTAATAAAAAATGCCAGTTTTGGTGGAATAATAGGTTTTATATCTGGAATGGTTGGAATTGGTGGTGGAATTTTTTTAGCTCCTCTTTTACACCTTACAAATTGGGATACTCCTAAAAAAATAGCGGCAACTGCAAGTTTTTTTATTTTAGTAAATTCAGTTGCTGGTTTATTGGGGCAATATTCGAATCCAGATTTTTATATTGATTGGAACCTGACTTCCATCTTATTAATTACTGTTTTTATTGGCGGACAAATTGGAAGCAGACTTAGCAATACCTATTTTACTCCTATTCAGCTTAAAAAAGCCACTGCAATTTTGATTGCTTTTGTAAGTGTTCGTATTTTGATTAAGTATTTGTTTTAA
- a CDS encoding endonuclease/exonuclease/phosphatase family protein, with protein MTKKIIFFFILFLFCRALFAQEKKENKVVVKVLSFNILHGATTNGSFDLDIIANVIKKADADFVSLQEVDFKTNRAKKYDLPTELGYRTKMASVFGRAMYYDGGEYGEGILSKSSFLSTRNVALPYSKGNEPRAALEVTTVLKTGDTISFIGTHLDHLKEDTDRVLQAKAINKAFANNKYPTILSGDLNDTPNSNAINILESYWKASYMKKNTLLTFPSNKPVEKIDYVLFYPRNKWKVVFRETICDTIASDHCAYLVTLELVK; from the coding sequence TTGACAAAAAAAATAATATTCTTCTTCATTCTTTTTCTTTTTTGTAGAGCACTTTTTGCTCAGGAAAAGAAAGAGAATAAAGTTGTTGTAAAAGTACTCAGTTTTAATATTCTTCATGGAGCAACAACGAATGGAAGTTTCGATTTAGATATTATTGCAAACGTTATTAAAAAAGCAGATGCAGATTTTGTCTCGCTACAAGAAGTAGATTTTAAAACAAATAGAGCCAAAAAGTATGATTTACCAACAGAGTTGGGATATCGTACTAAAATGGCTTCTGTTTTTGGAAGAGCTATGTATTATGATGGAGGAGAATATGGAGAAGGAATTCTCTCTAAATCTTCTTTTTTGTCTACAAGAAATGTAGCTTTACCATATTCAAAAGGTAATGAACCAAGAGCTGCTTTGGAAGTAACAACAGTTTTAAAAACTGGTGATACAATTTCGTTTATTGGAACCCATTTAGATCATTTAAAAGAAGATACAGATAGAGTTTTACAAGCAAAAGCGATTAATAAAGCATTTGCAAACAACAAATATCCAACAATATTATCTGGAGATTTAAATGATACTCCAAATAGTAATGCCATTAATATTTTAGAATCTTATTGGAAAGCTTCATACATGAAGAAAAATACATTATTAACTTTTCCTTCAAACAAACCAGTTGAAAAGATAGATTATGTACTATTTTATCCAAGAAATAAGTGGAAAGTAGTTTTTAGAGAAACAATTTGCGATACAATAGCTTCTGACCATTGTGCATATTTAGTTACTTTAGAATTAGTTAAATAA
- a CDS encoding TerC family protein, producing the protein MLENIFTLLMLVMLQAVLGFDNLLYISLESKKAPVVDQKKVRKNGILIAIILRIVLLFLLVSIIDYFQEPFSFLTAKVEDIVSFAFNGHSIIVLLGGGFIIYTAIKEIWHMISTKGLEVSEMAIDKGSKSSKAVIFSIVLMNLVFSFDSILAAIGLTSEIENTTTAFIIMAIAIVISGLLMLFMADKISVFLSKNRMYEVLGLFILFIVGIMLVTEGGHLAHLKLFGNEIVPMSKTTFYFVLAILIIVDVVQGSYQKKLLKQKQLLEKK; encoded by the coding sequence ATGTTAGAAAATATATTTACACTTTTAATGTTAGTTATGTTACAAGCCGTTTTAGGTTTTGATAATTTATTATACATTTCGTTAGAATCTAAAAAAGCCCCAGTAGTTGACCAGAAAAAAGTTAGAAAAAATGGAATTCTAATCGCCATTATTTTAAGAATTGTTTTATTATTTTTATTGGTTTCTATTATCGATTATTTTCAAGAACCTTTTTCATTTTTAACAGCAAAAGTTGAAGATATAGTTAGTTTCGCTTTTAATGGACATAGTATTATTGTTTTATTAGGTGGTGGTTTTATTATATATACAGCAATTAAAGAAATCTGGCACATGATTTCTACTAAAGGACTTGAAGTTTCTGAAATGGCTATCGATAAAGGATCTAAATCTTCTAAAGCAGTTATTTTTAGTATTGTTTTAATGAATTTAGTTTTTTCTTTCGATTCTATTTTAGCAGCAATTGGTTTAACAAGTGAAATTGAAAATACGACTACTGCTTTTATTATTATGGCTATTGCTATTGTAATTAGTGGATTACTAATGCTTTTTATGGCTGATAAAATTTCAGTTTTCTTATCTAAAAATAGAATGTACGAAGTTTTAGGTTTATTTATACTTTTTATTGTTGGGATAATGTTGGTTACTGAAGGTGGGCATTTAGCACATTTAAAATTATTTGGGAACGAAATTGTACCAATGAGTAAAACAACTTTTTACTTTGTATTGGCAATTTTAATTATTGTAGATGTAGTACAAGGAAGCTATCAAAAAAAATTATTAAAACAAAAACAACTTTTAGAAAAAAAATAA
- a CDS encoding DUF4212 domain-containing protein translates to MSIKKEKRYWKKNLKYLVILLTIWFLVSFVFGILLVDELNTIRFGGFKLGFWFAQQGSIYVFVILIFVYIRLMNKLDKEFGYNN, encoded by the coding sequence ATGTCAATTAAAAAAGAGAAAAGATATTGGAAAAAGAATCTAAAGTACTTAGTTATATTATTAACTATTTGGTTTTTAGTTTCATTTGTTTTTGGAATTCTTTTGGTGGACGAATTAAACACGATAAGGTTTGGTGGTTTTAAGCTCGGTTTTTGGTTTGCGCAACAAGGTTCTATTTACGTTTTTGTGATACTCATTTTTGTTTATATAAGATTAATGAATAAGTTAGATAAAGAATTTGGATATAATAATTAA
- a CDS encoding glyoxalase, whose translation MTKERPVISGLINEGTSEIELFQNKTLRTIIKMQHVLLIDSFKHYLQKRKIDFVVLSEQKKRSRISSVFKTDNNYKNINLGFIIGHFSKDEFDFYTINSSEINRRILQIIAQRIRDSITEIL comes from the coding sequence ATGACTAAAGAAAGACCAGTTATAAGTGGGTTAATAAATGAAGGAACTTCAGAAATAGAGTTGTTTCAAAATAAAACTTTACGTACCATTATTAAGATGCAACATGTTTTGTTAATCGATTCTTTTAAACATTACCTTCAAAAAAGAAAAATTGATTTTGTTGTTTTATCAGAACAAAAAAAGAGAAGTAGAATTTCGAGTGTTTTTAAAACTGATAATAATTACAAAAACATCAATTTAGGCTTTATTATAGGACATTTTTCCAAAGATGAATTTGATTTCTACACTATTAATTCATCAGAAATTAATAGAAGAATTTTACAAATAATTGCACAAAGAATTAGAGATAGTATTACTGAAATATTATAA